The genomic stretch CGATGAGCAGCAGCGAGGCCACCGTGGAGAACTTGAAGAGGAAGGCCGGTCCGATCCAGAAGCGGGCTTCCCCGGAGGGGAGCACCAGCGCCAGAAGCTGCAGCGCCCCCAGGATGAGCAGGTAGAACAGGTAGGTGACGTAGGCCTGCCCGTCCACCCAGTACACCGCCACGGCCTCGCGGAACACCGGATTGGTCCAGGGCCTCACAGGTCTTCCTCCTCGGCGCCCACCGGGAGGGCGACGCGGAAGAGCTTGAAGTGGTGCGCCGAGACCCGCGCGTCGTCCACCTGGAGCGCCGGTTCGTCACCGCCGATCCAGCCGATGACGAAGGCCGCCTTGGGGTCGTCGGCCTCGTTGTCCGGGAACACGGAGTAGCGCAGCAGGAGCCGGCGGGCGTCGTCGTCGAAAGTCACGTCGCGCGGCTGGCTCTCCTCCTCCCCTTCGCCTTTGGGCACCGCGGACAGCTCCCGCCGCAGCACGCCGCCGGGCGGTACGTCGCCGAGCTTGTAGCCCTTTCCGCCCACCACGAGCCAGCAATCCGTGAACGCGCCGGAGCCGCGGTTGGCGATGCCGATCCGGTAGGTATCCGCGGTGTGCTGCCAGTCGATGCCCACCGGCGACGGCTCCAGGGAGCGCAGCTTGAACAGCGCGGAGTTCCATTCCGTGAGCGGGACGTGGACCCGTCCGTGGGGACGCCCCTGCCGCAGCACGAGCGACGCCTCGGCGTCGTCGACGGAGGCGGGCACGAGGTCGAGCTGGCTCCACCCGTCCCTGAGGCTGAAGGAGAAGTCCTTGTGCCGGGTGGCGAACAGGCCCACGTTGGCGTGGACCGGCGCCATGTCGGACCACGGACTGCTCTCCACCACGGTCGACGAGATCAGGATGCCGTCGGGCACGTGGCCGCCCCGATCGAAGTACCAGTAGCCGGCCAGCGCCGATGCCGCCACCAATGCCGCGGGCACCAGCGCGAGCCGGTAGCCGGCGGGCACGCCGCTCCTCCAGTAACGGAACCACAGCAGCAGCGAGCCGATGTAGAGCGCCAGCGCCAGCAGCAGCGTCAGTATCGGCGAGCGCAGGCTGGAGAAGCCGAAGTCCTGGAGCAGGACCGTGAACACCGACCGGTTCCACGCGCTCCACGGGTCGGTGCCTCTGGGAGGCGGCTTCCCCAGCACCTCGCCGAAGAGCGCCGGAAGGCCCTCCCAGTCGGACACCGGCGGGCGGCCCACGTCCAGCGACAGGTAGGTCACCCGGCCGGCGCCGTGATCGCGCTGCACCAGGATGGGCGTGCCCCCTTCTTCCACGAGCACCGTGCTGTCCGCGGCCGCCACCGTATCCTGAACGAGGAGATCCGCGAGGGTGCCGCCGAATTGTGCGGACAGCTCCGGCAACGCGTCCACGCGCTTCACCCCGCGCACGGCAACGGGGAGCAGCGGCGCGGTGGCGCGGTCGCGGTACAAGGCGAAGTGCGCCCCGCCCAACACCGCGAGGGTCCCGCCCGACGAGAGCCAGCGTTCCAGCGCGGCGCGCTGGCGCCTCGACAAGCCGCGCAGGGACTGCTCGTAGAGTATGACGCTCCATACCCCGCCGTAGGCGCGGGCGTCCTCGGGCAGATCGCTCAGGGGAAGGGACACGACGGGCACGGGGGTCTCGTAGGGAAGGGGAATGGCCGGGGCGACGTTGCTGCGGGTCAGCAGCAGCAGCAGCGGCTGGCCCGTGAAGCGCCCCCGGAGCGTGACCGCGGTCTCATGACTCTGTCCGCCGCCCGTGAAGCGCAGCACCAGCGGTTGCGCCACCGTATCCGGGTCGACGGTGACGAACAGGACCTTGCGGGCGTGGGCGGAGAGAAAGAGGTCGCGCTGCTGGATGAAGGAGTAGGGGTCCATCCCGCGGGTGGGACCGCCGCGGGCCTCCACCACCTCCAGCACGCCGCGCACCGCCGCGCCGGAGTTCACCAGCTCGATGCGCACGGGCAGCGCTTCGCCGAGACGGAAGATGCCGCCGAATCCCGGCTCGGCATGGATCGAGACCTGAGCCTGAGCGGGAACGGCGAGGAGCAGCGCCAGGGCCGCCATGGCGGCCGCGCAGCTCGCGACAAACGCGACCCTATTCGATGAAGGAGACGTCCAGGACCTCGAAGTTCCGTACGCCCGCGGGCGTGCGCACCTCCACCAGGTCGCCCACGCGCCGTCCGATCAGCGACCGTGCCACCGGAGACCCCAGGGAAATCCTTCCCTCCTTGGGCTCGGCTTCGTGCTCGCCCACGATCTGGTAGACGACGTCCTCGTCGGTGTCGTCGTCCACGAGCTTGACGGTGGCGCCGAACACGATCTTGTCGCCGGAAAGCTTGGAAATGTCGATGATCTGCGCGCGCGCGATCCTGTCCTCGAGCTCGCGGATCTGAACGTCGAGCAGGGACTGGCGGTCCTTGGCGGCGTGATACTCGGCGTTCTCCGACAGGTCGCCGTGGGCGCGGGCCTCCTCGATGTCGCGGACGTTCCTGGGACGTTCAACCGACTTGAGGCGCTGGAGATCCTCCAGCAATTGCTGATGCCCACGCGCCGTCATGGGCACGGAGCCGTCGTGGTCTGCCATCTGACTGCACCTCTGAAGAATGTTTGTCTGAAAATGTTTCTCTGCACGGCCTCAGGAAAGCCGCGGCGGATTCGGCCAGGAGCGTTTGCCGGGTCCGAAGACGTGACAGGCCGTGCCGTGGCCGCCGTAGGCGAACTCCAGCTCGGGCTCCACCTCGGTGCAGATCTGCTCGCGGTACGGGCACCGCGGGTGAAAGTTGCAACCTGACGGCGGGTTGACGGGGCTGGGCACGTCGCCCTCCAGCACCATGCGGTCCTTCTTGGGATTGGGATCCGGCATGGGTACCGCGGACAGCAGCGCGCGGGTGTACGGATGGCGCGCGTCCTTGTAGATGGCGTCGCTGGGAGCGATCTCCACCACCTTGCCCAGGTACATAATCGCCACCCGGTGGCTGACGTGCTCCACCACCCGGAGGTCGTGGGAGATGAAGAAGAACGTGAGGCTCATGCTCTCCTGCAACTCCTGCAGGAGGTTGATGATCTGGGCCTGGATGGACACGTCCAGGGACGACACCGGTTCGTCGGCGACGATGAACTTCGGCGACACCGCCAGCGCCCGGGCGATGCCGATGCGCTGCCGCTGGCCGCCGCTGAACTCGTGCGGATAGCGGTCGTAGTGGTCTTCCCGGAGCCCCACCTTGTCGAGCAGCGCCATCACCTGTTCCCTGCGACCGCTGCCGGAAGCCATCTTGTGGATCTTGAGGCCCTCGCCGATGATCTCGCCCACGCGCATGCGCGGGTTGAGGGAGGCGTAGGGGTCCTGGAAGATGATCTGCATGCGCCGGCGCAGATCGCGCATCTCCGCGCTGGAGACACGCATGATATCCTTGTCCTCGAACAGGATCTCGCCGTCGGTGGGCTCG from Deltaproteobacteria bacterium encodes the following:
- the greA gene encoding transcription elongation factor GreA translates to MADHDGSVPMTARGHQQLLEDLQRLKSVERPRNVRDIEEARAHGDLSENAEYHAAKDRQSLLDVQIRELEDRIARAQIIDISKLSGDKIVFGATVKLVDDDTDEDVVYQIVGEHEAEPKEGRISLGSPVARSLIGRRVGDLVEVRTPAGVRNFEVLDVSFIE
- a CDS encoding dipeptide ABC transporter ATP-binding protein; the encoded protein is MSLLEIRNLKKYFPVAEGLLSRSKGDVKAVDGVSLTVEEGETLGVVGESGCGKSTLGRTILRLIEPTDGEILFEDKDIMRVSSAEMRDLRRRMQIIFQDPYASLNPRMRVGEIIGEGLKIHKMASGSGRREQVMALLDKVGLREDHYDRYPHEFSGGQRQRIGIARALAVSPKFIVADEPVSSLDVSIQAQIINLLQELQESMSLTFFFISHDLRVVEHVSHRVAIMYLGKVVEIAPSDAIYKDARHPYTRALLSAVPMPDPNPKKDRMVLEGDVPSPVNPPSGCNFHPRCPYREQICTEVEPELEFAYGGHGTACHVFGPGKRSWPNPPRLS